The nucleotide window TGGTATCGTCCCCAATATCGATTGTCGCTTCTTTTGACGACGGAAAGATCGGAGCAAGGTTCTCCAGTTCGGCAGTGCCGATGCGACGACTGCGAAATTCGATAAAGCCATCTTCGGAGGTGTCCCCCACGATCGAGACGGAATCATTCACTGTAATCTCTTCGGCAATCACCTGCATTGAACCGCTGTCGCCGAGATCAATGCTGCCGGAAAAGACAACAGAATCCTCACCCCCATCAGCGGCAAAGGTCTCGGCACCGTCAAATTCACCATAGATATTCAGGGATGCATCCCAATTTGCCGAGAGGCTCTGAACATCCAGAGAATCTGACCCCGAGCCCAGATTGATCGTCAGCGAGGAAGTCGGGTTTGCAAATGTGATATTTTCAAAAGTCGGAATCAACCCACCGGTCGTTCCGATATACATGTCGTCCGCACCCGAGGCGCGCAGGACCGCAGTGTCAGCATGCGCCGACAAATCGATCACAAGATCATCTGTGGCATTGTTCTGGGTAATCGGTTCCAGTCCGCGATAGACCAGATCGGTACCGTCCAATGTTATGTGACCGTCGTTGGCGTTCTCGGCCGCATAAACAATGCTGGAAAAAGACCCATCAAGTATCAGACTGTCAAATTCCCCGTCACCCCCATCAATCTCGATTGACTTGGCCAATTCGTCGGCCGCGACGGTAAAGGTGTCATCACCGTGCGTTCCCACGAGGTTTTCAAAGCCTGTGAAATCGATCGTAAAGAACGCGGCCTCATCCCCGTTGGCGTCTTCGAGTTTGACCGTCGCGCTCCCCGAGGCACCTTCGTCGGTTACATCTTCGATCAGCCAATCGGTCGACGTACTCAGAACGTCATCCCCTGCCCCGCCGAATATCTCAAGACGGTCAACCCCACCACCGCCCGTAATGGTGAATACGGGAAGCTTTGCAGTCTCTCTAACCAGCTCAAAGAAGGAGACTGCATCTATTTGGATATGGTTAAGGTTGACGTTCGTTCCCGAAGGGCCAGATCGCGCATCTATGTGAATTTCGGATCTCAAGGGCGCGGTATGGGACCCCCCGAATGCCTGGGCAATTTGAGATCCACTTGAATTGAGCGCCCGGATCGCGTTGCCACTTTCATAATCGAAAGCGTCGATCCTCAGGGTGCCTTCGTCGGCTAGAAGGGCATCAGCCATTGATATCGTAAAGTCGGCAGCCAGCAGAAGCCTGGGCTCAAGTTGCTCGACAACAGCTTGTTTGCCACGGGATTCTGAAGCCCGGGAATTTCTGATAAAACGGCGTCGCTTGGAAGAAAGAAACTTTCGACCCGGCAAAAACGGGAATGACACTTATCGGCCCCCCTTGAGGAGTGAGCTAACGCTCCCTCTGCTCAACGGGGGCGGTTGGGTAAAATCATGATTTGTCTGTCGCGCAATCTTTTTCCTAAAAGCTTAGACAGTTCAAAGCCTTTTGACTACTCTTTCTTTCTAGGCACCCAAATCGCCCGAATAAGAAAACAATTTCAACAATGAAAAGGCTACTGTTTATGCCCGTGCAACAATTGTTCTACAATACCGCTGTACCTGTCAGCGCACAGCGACATGGTGACCTGTCAATCAGCATGGGGAAGTCCTATTCATTCGCCAGCAAAACCAACTCTATTCCTGTTACAGCATTGGAATTCGGCCCCGCCGCCAGCGACCACCCGATCGTCTTTGCAGGTGTGGGAGACGACGCAGTTCCGGCAATAATCGTCGGTACACGCAACGATGAAAATTTGGCTGTCGACAGCGACGGCCAGTGGAGTGGCACATATATTCCGGCCTTTGCCCGACGGTATCCCTTCATCTTCTCCCTAGATGAAGAAAAACAACAGTTCACGTTGTTGCTGGACGAAGAATACGAGGGCGCGAACAGGGAAGGTCGCGGTGAACGCCTCTTCGATTCCGAAGGCGAACAGACTGTGTATTTGAAGTCCTTGCTAAAGTTCCTGCAAGAATATCAGGCTGGCTTCGCGCGCACTCAGGCATTCTGCAAACGCTTGATCGAATTGGACCTGCTCACACCGATGCAGGCACAGTTTTCCCTGCCCGCAGGAGAAAACCGGACGTTGGGCGGATTCAAGGTTGTTGACCGTGAGAAGCTGAAGGCGTTGCCAGGTGACACTCTCGCTGAGCTCTGTAGTAAGGATGAACTGGAATGCATTTACCTACATCTGGCGTCACTGCGTCATTTCCGAAACATGTTGGAACGGACCCAACCCGTTGCGACGCAAGACCCCATGGAACCCGCAACAGACGACGTGGAACCAGAAGCCGACAGCTGAGGTCCCTGTCCGTTCTCATTGCACTGACCCTGTCATTCGCGATGTCCGGCGCGCCTGTAGCGGCACAGGTGTACGATTGCGTGATCGATCCATCAGAAACAGTGGACGTCGCTGGTCAGTCAGGCGGCGTCGTTACAGAAGTCTTTTTTGATCCGGGGGAACAGGTCAAGAAAGGCCAAGTGCTGGCGCGGCTTGAGGCGACGATTCAATATGCAACCGTTCAGATGCTGGAAATCCGAGCCGAGGACACTTCGGAGATCGAAGCCCAGCGAACCCAGTTACAGTTTTTGGAGGGACGCCTGGAACGAACCCAGAAATTGCTGGACCGCGGGGTCGTGTCCAAAGGCGTTTTGGAGGAGATCCAATCCTCTGTAGATGCAAACAGGTCATTGCTGGTTCGGGCTGAGCTCGCCCGCCGCGTTGCCTTGGGTGAACTCACAAGAGCAAAAGCCGCTCTTTCTTTGCTGGAGATTCGCAGCCCCATCGACGGAGTCGTCCTAAAGCGACACTATGACGAGGGGGAGTATCTGCCCTTGGAAGGCAGTATTGCAACAATTGTTCAGCTTGATCCTTTGGAAATTGTCTCCTTCTTGCCGGTGCGAGAATACAATTCAGTTCACGTTGGAGAAATTGCACAGGTGGAACCCGCAGCCCCGTTGGACGGAAGCTATCCTGCGGAGATTTCCCGTATTGATCGCGTCTTTGACGTTGCAAGCGGGACATTCGGTTTACAGTTGAAATTGGAAAACCCGGATCTGGAGATCCCGGCCGGGCATCGGTGCAAAGTCACTTTTGGGACTGGATTTCACGTTGAGCAGCAAAGCAACTGAGACGATAGATTGATCTCTTCTCGGTCGTACGTGTGACGGCAAGACCCCCTGCAGCATCTGACACACAGGTCTTTACCCGTCGCTGTCGGGTTCAACAGCAAGGCAGTCGTGCGGCGCGATCTTGGGCGGGACTGTCGGCCACCAAGCCCCCACGTGACCAAATCTATTCCCCTCCGTCGTTGACGGGTTCAGTGATGAAACTGTCTTTCAATGCCAAATCTTCCAACAAAAACCCGGAGGTCTGTTGCGGTCTACAGTCTTGGCTCTCCAGGGATTGCCAGATCAGGCGAACACGCTGACCATCACCGACAAATAGGTCACAACACCTAAGCATTCTTTTTAACCGGTGAAGATCCTGGCCGCATTTCAAGGTAGGGTATGTATCGTCATCCCGATTGACCGTACATCCTGTTTCTGACAGCGAACGGGTTTGAGCACGGCGCTTTTTCTTCGATTTGTTCCGCCAAAGCGCCCTCCCCTGAGGCTTTCAGCTATGTCCAATAATACTGACCAGAAACTGGATCTACAGCTGCTGCGCAGAAGTTATAAAATTGGCTTTCTCTGGCCCTAACAGGAGCCGGACCGGCAATCTCTATTCAAAGCTTTGAGCCTGTCGGACTGCCGATCCAACCTAATCACCTTTCGCCAAATGGGTCGGGCGTCATTGTTCAGATCCTGCCGAACCACATAGGTATTCAAGCTGCGCCGTGCAAACCAGAGTAACGGAAAAATTAGGTACATCGCGGGTGCCCGTCCGATATCGTGATGCCCACCTGTCATTCGAGTTGGCGGCAAATTTCTTTCAGAATACTCTCCAGGTCTCCGACGCTAACCTCCCTGCCC belongs to Rhodobacteraceae bacterium M382 and includes:
- a CDS encoding SapC family protein, with amino-acid sequence MPVQQLFYNTAVPVSAQRHGDLSISMGKSYSFASKTNSIPVTALEFGPAASDHPIVFAGVGDDAVPAIIVGTRNDENLAVDSDGQWSGTYIPAFARRYPFIFSLDEEKQQFTLLLDEEYEGANREGRGERLFDSEGEQTVYLKSLLKFLQEYQAGFARTQAFCKRLIELDLLTPMQAQFSLPAGENRTLGGFKVVDREKLKALPGDTLAELCSKDELECIYLHLASLRHFRNMLERTQPVATQDPMEPATDDVEPEADS
- a CDS encoding efflux RND transporter periplasmic adaptor subunit, which translates into the protein MSGAPVAAQVYDCVIDPSETVDVAGQSGGVVTEVFFDPGEQVKKGQVLARLEATIQYATVQMLEIRAEDTSEIEAQRTQLQFLEGRLERTQKLLDRGVVSKGVLEEIQSSVDANRSLLVRAELARRVALGELTRAKAALSLLEIRSPIDGVVLKRHYDEGEYLPLEGSIATIVQLDPLEIVSFLPVREYNSVHVGEIAQVEPAAPLDGSYPAEISRIDRVFDVASGTFGLQLKLENPDLEIPAGHRCKVTFGTGFHVEQQSN